Proteins from a single region of Fundulus heteroclitus isolate FHET01 chromosome 12, MU-UCD_Fhet_4.1, whole genome shotgun sequence:
- the cbwd gene encoding COBW domain containing, producing the protein MEEEDDCPELVPIDSQPGPPARQIPVTIITGYLGAGKTTLLNYILTEQHNKRIAVILNEFGEGSALEKSLAVSQAGELYEEWLELRNGCLCCSVKDNGLKAIENLMEKKGKFDYILLETTGLADPGAVASMFWVDAELGSDVYLDGIVTVIDAKYGLQQLKEEKADGLVNEAARQVALADLTIINKTDLVAEEELNQVRDTVRSINGLVKILETQRSRVDLSAVLDLHSFDCQDGAKLAEKLQLVKSAKPHLDKSILTVTFEVTGELCEDALNAFIQDLLWEKKFCNKAGKPMSVIRLKGIVSFAGKAHQVMLQGVHELYELNETPELWEEDPHTNRLVFIGKNLDKDVLQEIFISTVLMNGETK; encoded by the exons ATGGAAGAGGAAGATGACTGTCCAGAGTTGGTGCCAATCGACAGCCAGCCTGGTCCCCCAGCTCGGCAGATCCCCGTCACCATCATCACCGGCTACCTGG GTGCCGGTAAGACCACGCTGCTGAATTATATCTTGACGGAGCAACACAACAAACGGATTGCAGTCATTCTCAACGAATTTGGAGAAG ggagCGCTCTTGAGAAGTCGCTGGCAGTGAGCCAGGCAGGGGAGCTGTATGAGGAGTGGCTGGAGCTGAGAAACGGCTGCCTCTGCTGCTCTGTCAA ggaCAACGGGCTGAAAGCCATTGAAAACCTGATGGAGAAGAAAGGAAAGTTTGACTACATCCTTTTAGAAACAACGGGACTAGCTGACCCAG GAGCCGTGGCCTCCATGTTTTGGGTCGACGCAGAGCTTGGAAGTGACGTCTATTTAGATG GCATCGTGACTGTCATTGACGCCAAGTATGGGCTGCAG CaactaaaagaggaaaaagcagACGGACTTGTCAACGAAGCAGCCAG ACAGGTTGCTCTTGCTGATCTCACCATCATCAATAAGACAGATCTGGTGGCGGAGGAGGAACTGAACCAAGTCCGAGACACCGTCAG GTCTATAAATGGTCTCGTTAAGATTCTGGAGACCCAGAGATCAAG GGTGGACCTCTCTGCGGTGCTGGACCTGCATTCATTCGACTGTCAGGATGGAGCAAA GCTCgctgagaagctgcagcttgtGAAATCTGCCAAACCACACCTGGACAAG AGTATTTTGACTGTGACGTTTGAGGTTACTGGAGAACTCTGTGAGGATGCCCTAAACGCCTTCATCCAA GATCTGCTTTGGGAAAAGAAGTTCTGTAACAAAGCGGGGAAACCCATGAGTGTCATTCGGCTGAAG gGCATAGTATCGTTTGCAGGTAAAGCCCACCAAGTGATGCTGCAGGGGGTCCACGAGCTATACGAGCTTAATGAGACTCCAGAGCTCTGGGAGGAAGACCCACATACAAACAGGCTGGTCTTTATAG GAAAGAACCTGGACAAGGACGTTCTGCAGGAGATTTTCATTTCAACTGTTCTGATGAATGGAGAAACAAAATag